Genomic DNA from Nocardioides aquaticus:
CTGAGGACGGCGCGACGGTGGTCGTCGACGGTCGCGAGGGGGAGTACGACGCCGACGGTGACGGGTTCTTCATCGCCCCGAGCCTGGTCGACCACGTCACCACCGACATGAGCGTCTACACCGACGAGATCTTCGGCCCGGTCCTGGCGGTCCTGCGGGTCGCCTCGTTCGACGAGGGGCTGGAGCTGATCAACGCCAACCCGTACGGCAACGGCACCGCGGTCTTCACCCACGACGGCGGCGCCGCCCGCCGCTTCCAGCGCGAGGTCGAGGTCGGGATGGTCGGCGTCAACGTGCCGGTGCCCGTCCCCGTCGCCTACTACTCCTTCGGCGGCTGGAAGAGCTCGCTGTTCGGCGACACCCACGCCCACGGCACCGAGGGCGTGCACTTCTACACCCGCGGCAAGGTCGTCACGCAGCGCTGGCCCGACCCGAGCCACGGCGGCGTCGACCTCGGCTTCCCGAGCAACACATGACCCGAGGCACGCAGCCGCACCCGCTCGTGGTCACCCTGGTCCTCGACGACGACACCACCGCCCGGTTCGAGGCCGAGCGCACCGCGCTCTTCCCGGCCGGGCGCACGAAGGTCGGCGCCCACCTGACGCTGTTCCACGCGGTGCCCGGCGAGCGCCTCGACCTCGTCCGCGCGCAGGTGGCGGAGCAGGCGCGCCGCGCCCCGTTCACGCTGCCCGTCACCGAGGTGATGGCGCTCGGCAAGGGGGCGGCGTACCGGCTCGACAGCCCCGACCTGGTCGCCCTCCACGCCGACCTGCAGCGCGCGTGGTGGGACGACCTGACCAGACAAGACCGCCAGCCGCTGCGCCCGCACGTCACGGTGCAGAACAAGGTCGACGCCGACGTCGCCCGCGCGACCGTCGACCGGCTGCGGGCCGACTTCACCCCGTTCACCGCCACGGGCGAGGCGCTGGCCGTCTGGCGCTACGTCGGCGGGCCGTGGGAGCCGGTCGAGCGGTACGCGTTCGCGCCGCCCGCCCCCTGAGCCGCCAGGGACTGTCCCGTCCCCGGCCCGTCAGGGGGCGAGGCTGCGCGAGCCGCCGGAGCCGTACCGCCGGCGCGGGCTGGTCCCGATCACGCCGGGGTCGCCCGGCGCCACGTCGCCCGAGGTCTCGTCGAGCCACTCGTCGAGCGCCGGCCAGGTCGTGGTCGCCGCGGCGCGACCGGTGAGCAGCCCGAGGTGCCCGCCGGGCACGATCTCGAAGCGGGTCTGCGGCGCCCCGGTCAGCAGCGGCTCGACCGCCTTGACCGCGGCGACCGGGGCGATCCGGTCGTTCGCGCCGGCGACGACCAGGACCGGGACCGCGACGTCGGCGAGGTCCACCTCCAGCCCGTCGGCCGCGTAGGTGCCGCTCGCGAGCCCGGTGCCGCCGAGGAAGCGGTGGTAGAGCTGCCCGTACGCGCGGCCGGGGTAGGCCTCCATCCGGCGACGGAACCGCTCGACGGCCTGCAGCTGCGCCCAGTACTCGCCGTCGTCGACGTGCACCGCCAGCGCGAGCGGCCGGGCGACCAGGCGTTGGACGGGCGGCAGCTGCACGGCCCAGGAGGCCAGCGGCGGGGTGCCGCCGAGGGCGCGGTAGCCCTGGCGGAGCAGCCCGCCCCCCTCGGTGGGGTCGATCAGGGGCCGCGCCGGCGCCACCATCGGGACGAGGTCGGTGTCGACCGGGGACCCCAGCACGGTCACGGACGCGAGCGGCAGGTCGGCGTCGTGCGCGGCGGCCAGCAGCGCCATCGTGCCGCCGAGGCTCCAACCGACCAGGTGCACCGGCCGGCCGCCGGCGTGCGCCGAGGTCTCGCGGACCGCGGTGGTCACGGCCTCGGTGACGAAGGGGGCGAGGGCCAGGTCGCGGTCGCGGAAGGGGACCCGGCCGTACTCGACCAGGTAGGTCGGCCGGCCGCCGCCGACCAGGTGCTCGACCAGGGAGCAGCCGCGGCGGAGGTCGTAGGCGAGGTCGGGTGCGGCCAGGGACGCCACCAGCAGCACCGGGTCGCCGTCGGTGTGCGCCGAGCCCGGGCGGTAGTGGTGCACCGTGGCCAGGTCGTCCTCGTGCACCGTGGTCCGCGGGTGGGGGCGCAGGTCGGCGACCCCGCCGCGCAGCACCCGCCGCCCCAGGGTGCCGGCCGCGGCGACGAGCTGATGGGGCTTGGGCACCAGGTCCATGTCCCGACGGTAGCCGAGCAGGGCCGGGTCCGGGTCCGTGCCCGGCACCACC
This window encodes:
- a CDS encoding alpha/beta fold hydrolase, translating into MDLVPKPHQLVAAAGTLGRRVLRGGVADLRPHPRTTVHEDDLATVHHYRPGSAHTDGDPVLLVASLAAPDLAYDLRRGCSLVEHLVGGGRPTYLVEYGRVPFRDRDLALAPFVTEAVTTAVRETSAHAGGRPVHLVGWSLGGTMALLAAAHDADLPLASVTVLGSPVDTDLVPMVAPARPLIDPTEGGGLLRQGYRALGGTPPLASWAVQLPPVQRLVARPLALAVHVDDGEYWAQLQAVERFRRRMEAYPGRAYGQLYHRFLGGTGLASGTYAADGLEVDLADVAVPVLVVAGANDRIAPVAAVKAVEPLLTGAPQTRFEIVPGGHLGLLTGRAAATTTWPALDEWLDETSGDVAPGDPGVIGTSPRRRYGSGGSRSLAP
- a CDS encoding 2'-5' RNA ligase family protein produces the protein MTRGTQPHPLVVTLVLDDDTTARFEAERTALFPAGRTKVGAHLTLFHAVPGERLDLVRAQVAEQARRAPFTLPVTEVMALGKGAAYRLDSPDLVALHADLQRAWWDDLTRQDRQPLRPHVTVQNKVDADVARATVDRLRADFTPFTATGEALAVWRYVGGPWEPVERYAFAPPAP